A segment of the Candidatus Sumerlaea chitinivorans genome:
GAAGCCTACGGTCTTGCTGGCTTTGATCTTGATGGGTTCTTTCGTCTTGGGATTCAGACCAGTGCGGGCCTTGCGGGCACGGACGGTGAATGTCCCAAATCCCGGCATCTGGAACCGCTTTTCTTTCTTAATGGCCTTCGCGATTTCCTCGAATGTGCCATCAATGATCTCTTTGATCGCTGCTTTGCTGATTTCCAGCTTCGCAACGCGCTTTGCTACGGCGTCGATAAGTTCCTGCTTGTTCATAACTGCTCCTTTCCTCAAGATCGGGGTTGCCCCCCAGTTTTCCGTACTACAATTATTGTTGCATAGTACTGCGACTAACGTTGCGCAGAATTTCGGTCAATACAAAAATGCAAGAATCTCGCGATGGGCAAGGGGATACTGCCGCGGCCAAAGGCAAGACACGATTGGATGTCCTGTTGGTTCAGCGGGGACTCGCCGAAAGCCGGGAACAGGCACAGCGTCTGATTTTGGCGGGAGCGGTCTCCGTGGCTGGCATGGGTAACCTCAAACCCGGGTTGAAGGTACCTTCGGACGCTCAGGTAACGGTGGTGGCCGGCGAGCGTTACGTGAGCCGAGGAGGGCTGAAACTGGAAGCCGCACTGGTTGGGTTCCAGATCGGCGTAGAGGGGCGGGTCTGTGCGGACGTTGGTGCCTCTACGGGTGGCTTTACGGATTGCCTGCTGCAGCACGGAGCGCGGCTTGTGTACGCCGTGGATGTGGGAGCGAGTCGGCTTCACGAACGCCTTCGCCGCGATCCACGAGTGGTGATTGTGGACCACACGAATGCTCGAGAAATCCACCGATTGCAACTACCCGAAAAACCCACGCTGGCCGCGGTCGATCTCTCCTTCATTTCCATCCGTAAAGTGTTGGACAGCATCTGGCAGTGGCTTGAAGTCGGCGCCGAGGTGGTGGCTCTTGTGAAACCACAGTTTGAAGCAACCCGGGCAGAGGCAAGCCGGGGCAAAGGGATTATTCGCGATCCCAAGATCCACGCACGGATCCTACGCGAGGTCTTAGACTATGCCCAAACCCATGGGTGGCAAGTGCGTGGACTGATGCCCTCGCCGATCCACGGCGGGTCCGGAAATCGAGAGTACCTGTGTTGGCTCGTCCGTGGGAATGAATTCGGCGCACCACAGGCTGTGGGCATTGATATTGACGCTGTCGTAGAACAAGCTTTCAACACAACTTGCGAATCATGAACAAGCAGCGCAAGCGCAGCGGAAGGGAAACCACAATATGAAAAAGGTTGCGGTGATCGCCCATCTTCATAAGGCCGAGGCACTGGCGGCGCTTAAGGACATTCGAGAATGGGCGTCCGCGCATGGGGTGGAGGTGGTGAGCAATTTGCGTGAGGCGGAGGGGGAGGAAGGACGGATCGGGGCGGAGGATGACGCCATTGTGCGCGAACGCTTCGCTGGCGCTGATGTGGCTGTCACCCTTGGCGGGGATGGGACGCTTCTGTACGCGGCTCATCTGGTCGCGCCGCTCGGTATCCCAGTTCTGGCGGTGCACCTTGGAAACCTTGGTTTCCACACCCAGGTGGAATGCTCGCGGCTTCGCCAGTCGCTCGACGAAATCGCTCAAGGACGTTACCGTACGGAGCCGCGGATGATGTTGGAGGCGGACGTGGCGATATTGCCGGGCGCCAAGCAGGAATTCCCAGAGGGCCCGCGGCTGGCTCTCAACGACGTGGTAGTGTCCAAGACAGCGTGGGGTCGAATGATTCATGTCCGAATCCATGTGGACGGCGAGCCAGCGAGCGATCTCTATGCCGACGGCCTACTCGTTTCTACTCCAACCGGGTCTTCGGCCTATAATTATGCTGCAGGCGGGCCGGTGTTGGAGCCGCACTTGGACGCCATCGTGTTGAACGCCATTTGCCCGCATCGCATGCACTTCGGTCCGGTGGTCTTGGGGCCAGAGCACAAAATCGAAGTTGAGTTTCACCCGCGTAAGCCAAGCGAGGAGGCACAGATACTCGTGGACGGTCGCCTGTGGTGCAGCGTAACGCACGAGCATAGCCTAAAGATTTCTCGCGCCCCAGTGTACCTTCGCTTGATCGTGCTTGAGAACGCATTTTTCCGTAAGCTGCGACAAAAACTGTCGTGGGGAGGTCTGATCTGACTTTGCGCCCGTACACTCATCGCTTTTCGATTCGGTGGATCCCCTGTGCCCTGCTCGCCTTAGGGTTGAGCATCGGCTTTGCGCAAGATGCTGCGCCCACGACTTCGAATCACGACTCCGCCCTTAGCCCAACGAAAGAGCAATACCTGAACACAACGGGCGCGGTCCGGATGATGGAAACCGTGAAGCTCCCGCGCCCGCGGCATGCAGAAACCACCCAGACGTTTCGCCTTGGATCTTTGTGGAAACAGCTGCTTGCCAGCATGGGGATGACTCCTGATGACCTATTTGTGTTCGTGGGCACCCCCTATTTGTCGCCCGAGGATCAAGGCGACATTCAGGCGCGGCGGCATTATTGGCTGGGGCAGTACTACTTGGAGATGGAACAACCCGCTCAGGCGGTCGGTGAGTTTCG
Coding sequences within it:
- a CDS encoding DNA-binding protein HU-beta, coding for MNKQELIDAVAKRVAKLEISKAAIKEIIDGTFEEIAKAIKKEKRFQMPGFGTFTVRARKARTGLNPKTKEPIKIKASKTVGFKPAPSLKNSL
- a CDS encoding RNA binding methyltransferase FtsJ like, coding for MQESRDGQGDTAAAKGKTRLDVLLVQRGLAESREQAQRLILAGAVSVAGMGNLKPGLKVPSDAQVTVVAGERYVSRGGLKLEAALVGFQIGVEGRVCADVGASTGGFTDCLLQHGARLVYAVDVGASRLHERLRRDPRVVIVDHTNAREIHRLQLPEKPTLAAVDLSFISIRKVLDSIWQWLEVGAEVVALVKPQFEATRAEASRGKGIIRDPKIHARILREVLDYAQTHGWQVRGLMPSPIHGGSGNREYLCWLVRGNEFGAPQAVGIDIDAVVEQAFNTTCES
- a CDS encoding NAD kinase, which codes for MKKVAVIAHLHKAEALAALKDIREWASAHGVEVVSNLREAEGEEGRIGAEDDAIVRERFAGADVAVTLGGDGTLLYAAHLVAPLGIPVLAVHLGNLGFHTQVECSRLRQSLDEIAQGRYRTEPRMMLEADVAILPGAKQEFPEGPRLALNDVVVSKTAWGRMIHVRIHVDGEPASDLYADGLLVSTPTGSSAYNYAAGGPVLEPHLDAIVLNAICPHRMHFGPVVLGPEHKIEVEFHPRKPSEEAQILVDGRLWCSVTHEHSLKISRAPVYLRLIVLENAFFRKLRQKLSWGGLI